From Vitis vinifera cultivar Pinot Noir 40024 chromosome 3, ASM3070453v1, the proteins below share one genomic window:
- the LOC104878961 gene encoding probable disease resistance protein At4g19060 codes for MRILCLSTEFLKNKFILDLEDAEEEHSGENEIPLLAHFLQIRDVLKAKDITASTPIRLKNCLYNAISALEECVVLSEKREPRKKKDGPMHGYTLAEHWLICKTRRLLVQTTRKLTATADAVIPGMTDMAASSSSTSFPVIPRPNSQNFNHLRVEGFYDQSKTIFDRLGKRGKGFHEIGIVGIGGSGKTALAQLVFTQSNWRYFGGYRIWICLFRKLSGDVKFKKMIKDMLKQCKAVVDDEDFDAAAVDDEDYDGVEVEELLENLGKALKGKKYLMVLDGIWDINIDWYFKLKDKLKSVSGDGDGDGYGHVIITSRLPHKARMMVGSHNLYHMQPPSRSMELIWEFYVILGMLEKYKLKLKDEVIEQCDGLPLAMHTMGAVIGDQILGVR; via the exons ATGAGGATTCTTTGCTTAAGCACAGAG TTCTTGAAGAACAAGTTCATTCTGGACTTGGAAGACGCGGAGGAGGAACACAGCGGGGAAAATGAGATCCCCCTTCTCGCTCATTTTCTACAGATTAGAGATGTGCTGAAAGCAAAGGACATCACGGCATCCACACCCATCAGATTGAAGAATTGCCTATACAACGCCATCAGCGCATTAGAAGAGTGCGTGGTGTTGTCGGAGAAGCGTGAACCCCGAAAGAAGAAGGATGGTCCGATGCATGGATACACTCTGGCGGAGCATTGGCTGATATGCAAAACCAGAAGGTTGTTGGTTCAAACAACGAGAAAGCTAACTGCTACAGCTGATGCGGTTATTCCTGGTATGACAGACATGGCCGCAAGTTCATCCTCCACCTCCTTCCCAGTCATTCCAAGACCAAACTCCCAGAATTTTAATCATCTGAGGGTTGAAGGTTTTTATGACcaatcaaaaacaattttcgaTCGACTTGGGAAGAGAGGGAAGGGATTTCATGAAATCGGAATCGTGGGGATTGGAGGCTCGGGTAAAACCGCTCTGGCCCAATTGGTGTTTACTCAATCCAATTGGCGGTATTTTGGGGGTTACAGAATTTGGATATGCTTATTCCGGAAACTGAGTGGAGATGTAAAGTTTAAGAAGATGATAAAGGACATGTTGAAGCAGTGTAAGGCAGTGGTGGATGATGAAGATTTTGACGCAGCAGCGGTGGATGATGAAGACTACGATGGGGTAGAAGTAGAAGAGCTGTTGGAGAATCTTGGGAAAGCTTTGAAGGGTAAAAAGTATTTGATGGTGTTGGACGGCATCTGGGACATCAACATCGACTGGTATTTCAAGTTAAAGGACAAGTTGAAATCTGTAagtggtgatggtgatggtgatggttaTGGGCATGTCATCATCACAAGCCGACTCCCCCACAAAGCAAGAATGATGGTGGGCTCTCACAATTTGTATCACATGCAGCCTCCATCAAGATCCATGGAGCTAATTTGGGAATTCTATGTAATATTGGGTATGCTTGAAAAATATAAGTTGAAATTGAAGGATGAGGTTATAGAGCAATGTGATGGCCTTCCATTAGCAATGCACACTATGGGAGCTGTGATTGGGGACCAGATCCTGGGAGTACGGTAA